A single genomic interval of Juglans regia cultivar Chandler chromosome 1, Walnut 2.0, whole genome shotgun sequence harbors:
- the LOC118348278 gene encoding uncharacterized protein LOC118348278, producing the protein MDALKLLVESSTNDDFVNSKDDDGNSILHLATMLGQTKYQGNWVDETQGTLMLVATVIATMTFQAGIYPPGGVWQQDTTNGTFGCNSSMWAAGTAILSYSETYQYFLPFNTTSFVAALTVVLMVTSGFPLRSKGFIWFLTLTMFIAFHSVVLAYIKGVKLVNPTYFQDYSLITTVLPGIWLVLQQVLGSIHVIRFLFWIIRKLFKFMRRCRLTKRPANDAINV; encoded by the exons ATGGATGCTCTGAAACTGTTGGTGGAATCCTCTACTAATGATGATTTCGTCAACTCCAAAGACGATGATGGTAACTCCATATTGCACTTAGCCACGATGCTCGGGCAGACGAAG TATCAGGGAAATTGGGTCGACGAGACTCAAGGCACGTTGATGTTGGTGGCTACTGTGATTGCAACCATGACTTTCCAAGCTGGGATCTACCCACCAGGTGGTGTTTGGCAACAAGACACGACAAATGGTACTTTCGGGTGTAATTCTTCGATGTGGGCAGCCGGCACTGCAATTCTATCGTATTCCGAAACATATCAGTATTTCTTGCCTTTCAACACCACCTCTTTTGTTGCAGCTCTAACCGTTGTGCTTATGGTCACTAGTGGATTTCCACTAAGAAGCAAGGGCTTTATATGGTTTCTGACCTTAACCATGTTTATTGCATTTCATTCCGTGGTATTGGCCTATATCAAGGGAGTGAAATTGGTGAACCCGACTTATTTTCAAGACTATTCCCTGATTACCACCGTATTACCAGGAATCTGGCTTGTACTGCAACAGGTTCTTGGCTCGATTCACGTAATTCGCTTTTTATTTTGGATAATTAGGAAGTTGTTCAAATTCATGAGACGCTGCAGGTTAACCAAACGTCCAGCAAACGATGCCATCAAcgtgtaa